DNA from Malus sylvestris chromosome 11, drMalSylv7.2, whole genome shotgun sequence:
ACATTCCTGATCCTCTCCACCGTTGCCCACGCCACTAAGCATCCACAATCCATCCTGACTGTCGTCAACAACTGCCCCTTCCCCATCTGGCCCGCCATCCAGCCCAACTCCGGCCACCCCGTCCTTGAACGCGGCGGCTTCTTCCTCAAACCCTTCAACCATCGCTCCTTCCCCGCCCCCATCCAGCCCTGGTCCGGCCGCATCTGGGCCCGCACCCATTGCACCCAAAAGGGACCTCGCCTCTCCTGCCTCACCGGCGACTGCGGCGGCCGTCTCCAGTGCAACGGAGCCGGAGGCGCTGCCCCGTCCACCCTCGCGCAGATAGACCTCCACCAAGGCGGCCCCCGCGACCTATTCTCCTACGGCGTCAGCCTCGTCGACGGCTTCAACGTCCCCATGACCGTCACCCCTCACAAGGGGCAAGGCCGGTGCCCCGTCGTCGGTTGCAAGGCCGACCTGCTCGCCACGTGTCCCGACCGACTGAAGGTGAAGTCACCGAAGGGCGTCGTGGCGTGCAAGAGCGGGTGCGAGGCGTTCGGCACGGACAAGCTGTGCTGTCGGAACCACTACAACAGCCCCCAGACTTGTCGGGCTTCGAGCTACTCGCAGTTCTTCAAGCACGCGTGTCCCACCACCTTCACGTTCGCCTACGATAGCCCTCCGCTCATGCACCAGTGCTCGTCGCCACGCGAGCTCAAGGTCATCTTCTGTCCCTAGACAGTGAGACGTATGGTTCCAGCTTCCAACTGGTTCAACACTTCAACGTGCAGTTGAGTCGCTGTCC
Protein-coding regions in this window:
- the LOC126588714 gene encoding osmotin-like protein isoform X1, with the protein product MAPSRSYSRSLSLISATTLLILSVTFLILSTVAHATKHPQSILTVVNNCPFPIWPAIQPNSGHPVLERGGFFLKPFNHRSFPAPIQPWSGRIWARTHCTQKGPRLSCLTGDCGGRLQCNGAGGAAPSTLAQIDLHQGGPRDLFSYGVSLVDGFNVPMTVTPHKGQGRCPVVGCKADLLATCPDRLKVKSPKGVVACKSGCEAFGTDKLCCRNHYNSPQTCRASSYSQFFKHACPTTFTFAYDSPPLMHQCSSPRELKVIFCP
- the LOC126588714 gene encoding osmotin-like protein isoform X2, translated to MAPSRSYSRSLSLISATTLLILSVTFLILSTVAHATKHPQSILTVVNNCPFPIWPAIQPNSGHPVLERGGFFLKPFNHRSFPAPIQPWSGRIWARTHCTQKGPRLSCLTGDCGGRLQCNGAGGAAPSTLAQIDLHQGGPRDLFSYGVSLVDGFNVPMTVTPHKGQGRCPVVGCKADLLATCPDRLKVKSPKGVVACKSGCEAFGTDKLCCRNHYNSPQTCRASSYSQFFKHACPTTFTFAYDSPPLMHQCSSPRELKVIFCP